One Endozoicomonas gorgoniicola DNA window includes the following coding sequences:
- the ribA gene encoding GTP cyclohydrolase II, whose translation MSVRFVAESRLPTPFGEFIMHGFEESGTGKEHLALTMGDVSQGDPVLARVHSECLTGDALFSMRCDCGPQLEAAMRKIAEKGRGVILYLRQEGRGIGLMNKVRAYHLQDEGRDTVEANEELGFAADMRKYDMCKTMLDHLGVSQLILMTNNPRKVDALTKQGIEVVERQQHQTGQNPHNEKYLTTKVWKLGHLLETA comes from the coding sequence GTGTCTGTAAGGTTTGTCGCAGAGTCTCGCCTGCCCACCCCTTTTGGTGAATTCATCATGCATGGATTTGAGGAGAGTGGCACTGGCAAAGAGCATCTGGCTCTCACCATGGGTGATGTGAGTCAGGGCGATCCCGTTCTTGCGCGGGTTCATTCGGAGTGTCTGACGGGCGATGCCCTGTTCAGTATGCGTTGTGATTGTGGCCCTCAGCTGGAGGCTGCCATGCGCAAGATTGCTGAGAAAGGTCGTGGCGTTATTCTGTATCTGCGTCAGGAGGGGCGTGGTATCGGCCTGATGAACAAGGTTCGGGCTTATCATCTTCAGGATGAAGGGCGTGATACCGTAGAGGCCAACGAAGAGTTAGGCTTTGCGGCGGATATGCGCAAATACGATATGTGCAAAACCATGCTGGATCACCTGGGTGTCAGCCAGTTGATTCTAATGACTAATAACCCCCGCAAAGTGGATGCCCTGACGAAACAGGGTATTGAGGTGGTGGAGCGGCAGCAGCACCAGACGGGTCAGAATCCTCATAATGAAAAGTATTTAACCACCAAAGTGTGGAAGCTGGGGCATCTGCTGGAAACTGCCTGA
- a CDS encoding ankyrin repeat domain-containing protein codes for MFYRIFKKIMPVLAVTVPLWCSTTLADDQINEQLITRIKEKISFSEKAGYHVPTEETIIEHIKPLLSQGADINYQEENIAVPRTYSSFIQYLGYIEWLMSKTCMWIDYISFGDGSECTPSQKTNEPSSAWTALMYASYKGLPDVVSFLLKQGANPDFTGAQGWNAYTLAEYYRDRYEQSNDESQKEHANKYNRIVCELEPLTTNTAMPPSLYIGKTQARCKP; via the coding sequence CCGTTTTAGCCGTAACAGTTCCCTTGTGGTGCTCTACAACGCTGGCTGATGATCAGATAAACGAACAATTGATCACTCGTATTAAGGAAAAAATCAGTTTTTCCGAAAAAGCCGGTTATCATGTCCCAACGGAAGAGACCATAATTGAGCACATTAAGCCGTTGCTTTCCCAAGGAGCTGACATTAATTACCAGGAAGAAAACATTGCGGTTCCCAGAACCTATTCCAGCTTTATTCAATACCTGGGTTATATTGAATGGTTAATGAGCAAAACTTGCATGTGGATAGACTACATATCATTTGGAGACGGCTCCGAATGTACGCCATCTCAAAAAACAAACGAACCCTCTTCAGCCTGGACTGCTCTTATGTACGCTTCCTATAAGGGGCTGCCTGATGTGGTAAGTTTTCTTTTAAAACAGGGTGCCAACCCTGATTTCACAGGAGCTCAAGGCTGGAATGCCTATACGCTGGCAGAATATTATCGTGACCGATATGAGCAAAGTAATGATGAATCCCAGAAAGAACATGCTAATAAATATAACCGGATTGTCTGCGAACTGGAGCCATTGACAACAAATACTGCAATGCCACCCTCGTTATACATAGGAAAAACACAAGCGCGTTGCAAACCCTGA